A genome region from Micromonospora inyonensis includes the following:
- a CDS encoding UPF0182 family protein, protein MVKRSAPLPRMSRRGRVTIGVLIGVFVLFTLLGWGVQAWTDWLWFDEVDYTQVFTGVLVTRLLLFLAVGLGMAAVVGGNLWLAHRLRPGLRPHSAEQATLERYRMVLGPRIGTWILAVSAVVALFAGLSAQSRWSQWLLFRNGGDFGVKDPEFGVDVGFYVFQLPFLRYLLGVGFTAVVLAVIGALAVHYVFGGVRLQGVGDRMANGARAHLTTLVAVFVLLKAAAYVLDRRAMLLEYNDSAKLYGAGYADVNALLPAKEILAYISIVVAIAIIVFSNAVMRNLVWPGVSLALLGLSAVAIGGIYPWAVQTFEVKPSARDKEAPYIQRSIDATRTAFSLNDTKTTPYGANNLTPPATLATDKAVVPNARLLDPQLVSETYTQLQQVRGFYDFGPKLDIDRYTVGGQTRDYVVGIREINYGELTDQQSNWINRHTVYTHGFGLVGAPANQVVCGGQPFFVSGFLGEKEQERCSAQTDQIPTEQPRIYYGERMTADDYAIVGQTDEGRNAEFDRPTPTTGGEQYYTYTGSGGVEIGSFTRRLLYAIKEQESNFLLSEAVNENSKLLYVRNPRDRVEKVAPFLTIDGDPYPAVVGGRVQWIIDAYTTSATYPYAERVNLQRETTDELTGRGTFQLARENVNYIRNSVKATVDAYDGTVRLYEFDESDPVLKAWNKAFGGDLVTPKSEIPAELAAHFRYPADLFKVQRNLLTRFHVTDPGDFYSGQDFWQVPNVPDNPDSEQKQPPYYLYTQLPEQDAPRFQLTSAVTPNGRQNLAALISGSYVDGQPRLEVLELPDQTRVSGPVQVHQQMTNNATIRTELNLLTSNQAQVQYGNLLSLPFGNGMLYVEPVYVKSNQEDAYPLLQKVLLSYGDGGSYVVLANTLEDGIKQLVEQGKKATPGTPPPAGDGGSPPPPSGGETPPAPSGELAEAAQRVQTAIAEVRAAQTSGDFERYGRALKALDEAITAFQRAQQAAAPASPAPGASPSAPAPSGSPSPSTPPSPTG, encoded by the coding sequence GTGGTCAAGCGTAGTGCCCCCCTGCCCAGGATGAGCCGACGCGGGCGCGTCACGATCGGGGTCCTGATCGGGGTGTTCGTACTCTTCACCCTGCTCGGCTGGGGTGTCCAGGCGTGGACGGACTGGCTCTGGTTCGACGAGGTCGACTACACCCAGGTCTTCACCGGCGTGCTGGTCACCCGGCTGCTGCTCTTCCTCGCCGTCGGCCTGGGCATGGCGGCGGTGGTCGGCGGCAACCTGTGGCTGGCCCACCGGCTGCGCCCCGGGCTGCGACCGCACTCCGCCGAGCAGGCCACCCTGGAGCGGTACCGGATGGTCCTCGGGCCGCGCATCGGCACCTGGATCCTGGCGGTCAGCGCCGTGGTGGCGCTCTTCGCCGGGCTCTCGGCGCAGAGCCGGTGGAGCCAGTGGCTGCTCTTCCGTAACGGCGGGGACTTCGGCGTCAAGGACCCGGAGTTCGGGGTCGACGTCGGCTTCTACGTCTTCCAGCTGCCGTTCCTGCGGTACCTGCTCGGGGTGGGCTTCACCGCCGTGGTGCTGGCGGTGATCGGCGCGCTGGCCGTGCACTACGTCTTCGGCGGCGTGCGGCTCCAGGGCGTCGGCGACCGGATGGCCAACGGCGCCCGAGCCCACCTGACCACCCTGGTCGCGGTCTTCGTCCTGCTCAAAGCAGCCGCGTACGTGCTGGACCGGCGGGCGATGCTGCTGGAGTACAACGACAGCGCCAAGCTCTACGGCGCCGGGTACGCCGACGTCAACGCGCTGCTGCCGGCCAAGGAGATCCTCGCCTACATCTCGATCGTGGTGGCCATCGCGATCATCGTCTTCTCCAACGCGGTGATGCGGAACCTGGTCTGGCCGGGCGTCTCGCTCGCCCTGCTGGGCCTGTCGGCGGTGGCGATCGGCGGCATCTACCCCTGGGCGGTGCAGACCTTCGAGGTCAAGCCGAGCGCCCGGGACAAGGAGGCCCCGTACATCCAGCGCAGCATCGACGCGACCCGGACGGCGTTCAGCCTGAACGACACGAAGACCACGCCGTACGGGGCGAACAACCTCACCCCGCCGGCCACGCTCGCCACCGACAAGGCCGTGGTGCCGAACGCCCGGCTGCTCGACCCGCAGCTGGTCTCCGAGACGTACACCCAGTTGCAGCAGGTGCGAGGCTTCTACGACTTCGGCCCGAAGCTCGACATCGACCGGTACACGGTGGGCGGCCAGACCCGGGACTACGTGGTCGGCATCCGTGAGATCAACTACGGCGAGCTGACCGACCAGCAGAGCAACTGGATCAACCGGCACACCGTTTACACCCACGGTTTCGGGCTGGTCGGGGCCCCGGCCAACCAGGTCGTCTGTGGTGGGCAGCCGTTCTTCGTCTCCGGCTTCCTCGGGGAGAAGGAGCAGGAGCGCTGCTCCGCGCAGACCGACCAGATCCCGACCGAGCAGCCCCGGATCTACTACGGCGAGCGGATGACCGCCGACGACTACGCGATCGTCGGGCAGACCGACGAGGGCCGTAACGCCGAGTTCGACCGGCCGACCCCGACCACCGGTGGCGAGCAGTACTACACGTACACCGGCTCCGGCGGGGTGGAGATCGGTTCGTTCACCCGCCGGCTGCTCTACGCGATCAAGGAGCAGGAGTCGAACTTCCTCCTCTCCGAGGCAGTCAACGAGAACTCGAAGCTGCTCTACGTCCGCAACCCCCGGGACCGGGTGGAGAAGGTCGCCCCGTTCCTCACCATCGACGGCGACCCGTACCCGGCGGTGGTCGGCGGGCGGGTCCAGTGGATCATCGACGCCTACACCACGTCGGCCACCTATCCGTACGCCGAGCGGGTGAACCTGCAACGGGAGACCACCGACGAGCTGACCGGCCGGGGCACGTTCCAGCTCGCCCGGGAGAACGTCAACTACATCCGCAACTCGGTCAAGGCGACCGTCGACGCGTACGACGGCACGGTCCGGCTCTACGAGTTCGACGAGTCCGACCCGGTGCTGAAGGCGTGGAACAAGGCGTTCGGCGGTGACCTGGTGACGCCGAAGTCGGAGATCCCGGCCGAGCTGGCGGCACACTTCCGCTACCCGGCGGACCTGTTCAAGGTGCAGCGCAACCTGCTGACCCGCTTCCACGTCACCGACCCGGGCGACTTCTACTCCGGCCAGGACTTCTGGCAGGTGCCGAACGTGCCGGACAACCCGGACAGTGAGCAGAAGCAGCCCCCGTACTACCTCTACACCCAGCTTCCCGAGCAGGACGCGCCGCGCTTCCAGCTCACCTCGGCGGTCACCCCGAACGGCCGGCAGAACCTCGCCGCGCTGATCTCCGGTTCCTACGTCGACGGGCAGCCCCGGCTGGAGGTCCTGGAGCTGCCGGACCAGACCCGGGTCTCCGGTCCGGTCCAGGTGCACCAGCAGATGACCAACAACGCGACCATCCGTACCGAGCTGAACCTGCTCACCTCGAACCAGGCGCAGGTGCAGTACGGCAACCTGCTCTCACTGCCCTTCGGCAACGGGATGCTCTACGTCGAGCCGGTCTACGTGAAGAGCAACCAGGAGGACGCGTACCCGCTGTTGCAGAAGGTGCTCCTCTCCTACGGTGACGGCGGCTCGTACGTGGTGCTCGCCAACACCCTGGAGGACGGCATCAAACAGCTCGTCGAGCAGGGCAAGAAGGCGACTCCGGGCACCCCGCCGCCGGCCGGGGACGGCGGGAGTCCGCCTCCGCCGTCCGGTGGCGAAACCCCGCCTGCGCCGAGCGGCGAACTGGCCGAGG
- a CDS encoding YlbL family protein, translated as MRRRGVTVLLGALLTTLLSIGVLAAPIPYVVLGPGPTVDTLGTQDGEEIIKVDGRETSTSAGQLRLTTVGVQPSVKLRSAIAGWFSPERAVVPRELVYPPGQSREQVEERNAEEFTASQTSAETAALRELGYPVQVVVRTVTADGPSAGRLQAGDLISSVDGKPVTSANGLTELIRARPAGSTLAIGYSRGGATGTATVTSREQDGRPRIGIEIEQRQPHPFTLEIDLGDIGGPSAGLMFALGIVDKLDPDDLTGGRVIAGTGTIDDEGRVGAIGGIAQKLVGAKQAGAAVFLVPEENCAEALSNPQPGLPLVKVGSLDEALTALETLRAGGEPTRC; from the coding sequence ATGAGACGTCGCGGTGTCACGGTTCTGCTCGGTGCTCTGCTCACCACCCTGCTCAGCATCGGAGTACTCGCGGCGCCGATCCCGTACGTGGTGCTCGGCCCGGGGCCGACCGTCGACACCCTCGGTACGCAGGACGGCGAGGAGATCATCAAGGTCGACGGCCGGGAGACCTCCACCTCGGCGGGACAGCTCCGGCTGACCACCGTGGGTGTGCAGCCGTCGGTGAAGCTGCGGTCGGCGATCGCCGGCTGGTTCTCGCCGGAACGGGCGGTGGTGCCCCGGGAACTGGTCTACCCGCCGGGGCAGAGCCGTGAGCAGGTCGAGGAACGTAACGCCGAGGAGTTCACCGCGTCGCAGACCAGCGCCGAGACCGCCGCGCTGCGGGAACTGGGCTACCCGGTCCAGGTGGTCGTCCGGACGGTGACCGCGGACGGTCCCTCCGCGGGGCGGCTCCAGGCCGGCGATCTGATCAGTTCGGTGGACGGCAAGCCGGTGACCAGCGCGAACGGGCTGACCGAGCTGATCCGCGCCCGTCCGGCCGGCTCGACGCTCGCCATCGGCTACAGCCGGGGCGGGGCCACCGGCACGGCCACCGTGACCAGCCGGGAGCAGGACGGCCGTCCGCGCATCGGGATCGAGATCGAGCAGCGGCAGCCGCACCCGTTCACCCTGGAGATCGACCTCGGGGACATCGGCGGGCCGAGCGCCGGACTGATGTTCGCGCTGGGGATCGTGGACAAGCTGGACCCCGACGACCTGACCGGCGGTCGGGTCATCGCCGGCACCGGCACCATCGACGACGAGGGCCGGGTGGGCGCGATCGGCGGCATCGCCCAGAAACTGGTGGGCGCCAAACAGGCCGGGGCGGCGGTCTTCCTGGTGCCGGAGGAGAACTGCGCCGAGGCGCTGAGCAACCCCCAGCCCGGGTTGCCGCTGGTCAAGGTGGGCAGTCTGGACGAGGCGCTGACCGCCCTGGAGACGCTGCGCGCCGGAGGTGAGCCGACCCGCTGCTGA
- a CDS encoding zinc-dependent metalloprotease: MQQFMSQLQHLLSAPGSGPVNWDLARQVAASQLAAAGDPAVTPYERNAVEEALRLADLWLEPASSWPSGIQTPVAWNRNEWIYKTLDVWRKLCDPVASRMVGAMGDLVPPEARAQLGPMQSMVATLGGALFGGQLGQALGSLAAEVLSAGDIGLPLGPAGTAALIPANIKQYGEGLELPEDEVRLYVALREAAHQRLFQHVPWLRGHVLSSVETYAAGIRVNREAIEEAMGRVDPTDPESMRAIALEGIFTPEDTPAQKASLARLETALALVEGWVCHVVDDAAGGRLPDVVALGEAFRRRRAAGGPAEQTFAALVGLELRPRRLREAAALWAALTEHRGIAGRDALWGHPDLLPSGEDFADPVAFARSQLDFAELDEFDFTAPGGPEEQPPGGDATPPQDTDRP; encoded by the coding sequence ATGCAGCAGTTCATGAGCCAGCTGCAGCACCTGCTCTCGGCGCCGGGCAGTGGGCCGGTCAACTGGGACCTGGCCCGTCAGGTGGCGGCCAGCCAGCTCGCCGCCGCCGGCGACCCGGCCGTCACGCCGTACGAACGCAACGCCGTCGAGGAGGCGCTGCGCCTGGCGGACCTCTGGCTGGAGCCGGCCTCGTCGTGGCCGTCGGGCATCCAGACCCCGGTCGCCTGGAACCGCAACGAGTGGATCTACAAGACCCTCGACGTCTGGCGCAAGCTCTGCGACCCGGTGGCCAGCCGGATGGTGGGTGCGATGGGCGACCTCGTGCCACCGGAGGCGCGCGCCCAGCTCGGCCCGATGCAGTCGATGGTCGCCACGCTGGGCGGGGCGCTCTTCGGTGGGCAGCTCGGTCAGGCACTCGGCTCGCTGGCCGCCGAGGTGCTCTCCGCCGGCGACATCGGTCTCCCGCTCGGTCCGGCCGGCACGGCCGCCCTCATCCCGGCCAACATCAAGCAGTACGGCGAGGGCCTGGAGCTGCCCGAGGACGAGGTACGCCTCTACGTCGCCCTGCGCGAGGCCGCCCACCAGCGCCTCTTCCAGCACGTCCCGTGGCTGCGCGGGCACGTGCTCAGCTCCGTCGAGACGTACGCCGCCGGCATCCGGGTCAACCGGGAGGCGATCGAGGAGGCGATGGGCCGGGTCGACCCGACCGACCCGGAGTCGATGCGGGCGATCGCCCTGGAGGGCATCTTCACGCCGGAGGACACCCCGGCGCAGAAGGCGTCCCTGGCCCGCCTGGAGACCGCCCTGGCCCTGGTCGAGGGATGGGTCTGCCACGTGGTCGACGACGCGGCCGGCGGCCGGCTGCCGGACGTGGTCGCCCTCGGCGAGGCGTTCCGTCGGCGGCGAGCGGCCGGTGGGCCGGCGGAACAGACCTTCGCCGCCCTGGTCGGGCTGGAGTTGCGTCCGCGCCGGCTACGCGAGGCGGCGGCACTCTGGGCGGCGCTGACCGAGCACCGGGGCATCGCCGGCCGGGACGCCCTCTGGGGGCACCCCGACCTGCTCCCCTCGGGCGAGGACTTCGCCGACCCAGTGGCCTTCGCCCGCTCGCAGCTCGACTTCGCCGAGCTGGACGAGTTCGACTTCACCGCGCCCGGTGGCCCGGAGGAGCAGCCCCCGGGCGGCGACGCGACGCCGCCGCAGGACACCGACCGCCCCTGA
- a CDS encoding M48 family metallopeptidase, whose translation MAGARKPVVEVRRSQRRRRTVSAYRDGERVVVLIPDQFSRAEETEWVDRMLARLAAREGRPVRTDAELLQRAARLIDLYLAEHGPAAVPASVRWVTNQNGRWGSCTPADRTIRISHRLQDMPDWVIDYVLLHELAHLIVPSHNASFWSLVCRYPKAERARGYLEGVASMAGVPLTD comes from the coding sequence ATGGCAGGCGCGCGGAAGCCCGTCGTCGAAGTGCGGCGCAGTCAGCGTCGGCGACGCACGGTGTCCGCGTACCGGGACGGGGAACGGGTGGTCGTCCTGATCCCCGACCAGTTCTCCCGGGCCGAGGAGACCGAGTGGGTCGACCGGATGCTCGCCCGACTCGCCGCGCGTGAGGGCAGACCGGTCCGCACCGACGCCGAGCTGCTCCAGCGAGCCGCCCGCCTGATCGACCTCTACCTGGCGGAACACGGCCCGGCAGCGGTTCCCGCGAGCGTCCGGTGGGTGACCAACCAGAACGGCCGCTGGGGGTCCTGCACCCCCGCCGACCGGACCATCCGCATCTCGCACCGGCTTCAGGACATGCCGGACTGGGTGATCGACTACGTACTTCTGCACGAGTTGGCCCACCTCATCGTGCCGAGCCACAACGCGTCCTTCTGGTCGTTGGTCTGCCGCTATCCCAAGGCCGAACGGGCCCGTGGCTACCTGGAGGGGGTCGCCTCGATGGCCGGGGTACCCCTGACCGACTGA
- a CDS encoding DUF5679 domain-containing protein, with protein MADQAQTYNGYCVKCKEKRDFEGKVEVSKTGMNMAKGKCPVCGTTVNRILGKAKV; from the coding sequence GTGGCCGACCAGGCCCAGACCTACAACGGTTACTGCGTCAAGTGCAAGGAGAAGCGCGACTTCGAGGGCAAGGTCGAGGTTTCCAAGACCGGCATGAACATGGCCAAGGGCAAGTGCCCGGTCTGCGGCACAACAGTGAACCGGATTCTCGGCAAGGCGAAGGTCTGA
- a CDS encoding TOMM precursor leader peptide-binding protein, whose protein sequence is MTRATLLRPTLLPGLTRLWRDRHTLQLGLDPARAVLLEVANPRAVRLLDLLDGAHSERHILDHATRIRVDRDDARSLLETLRAAGLVVAAHTLLPTGLADPDRARLSDEAGALALGAGDLPGTPAQVLRRRRAARVVVTGSGRLGGPVAVALAQAGVGHVDPDLGGRVRPADLVGTGLLPGDVGRHTAEAVADAIARTAAGTVTSPVRRRRADLVVQVGVDRPAALLAAGFARRRQPHLMLSLRDGVPVIGPLVRPPAGPCLNCLDRHRLDRDPAWPGLAAQLAGDDPTPACGVATLLAAVALATAEALSHVDGGTPETVGAAVEVGGAGRFRRRVWPPHPDCGCLGDRGDPPHGPRPGRRAAAGRSGR, encoded by the coding sequence ATGACCCGTGCCACCCTTCTCCGCCCGACGCTGCTGCCCGGCCTCACCCGGCTCTGGCGCGACCGGCACACGCTGCAACTGGGCCTGGATCCCGCCCGAGCCGTCCTGCTCGAGGTGGCCAACCCGCGTGCCGTCCGGTTGCTCGACCTGCTCGACGGCGCGCACAGCGAACGACACATCCTCGACCACGCCACCCGGATCCGGGTCGACCGCGACGACGCGCGTAGCCTGCTGGAGACGCTCCGCGCCGCCGGGCTGGTGGTCGCCGCGCACACCCTGCTCCCCACCGGCCTCGCCGACCCGGACCGCGCGCGGCTGAGCGACGAGGCGGGCGCGCTCGCCCTCGGCGCCGGCGACCTGCCCGGCACTCCCGCCCAGGTGCTCCGGCGCCGGCGGGCCGCCCGGGTGGTGGTCACCGGCTCCGGGCGGCTCGGTGGTCCGGTCGCCGTGGCCCTGGCCCAGGCCGGCGTCGGGCACGTCGACCCCGATCTGGGCGGTCGGGTGCGCCCGGCCGACCTGGTCGGCACCGGCCTCCTCCCCGGTGACGTCGGGCGGCACACCGCCGAGGCGGTGGCCGACGCCATCGCCCGTACCGCAGCCGGCACCGTCACCAGTCCGGTCCGACGCCGTCGCGCCGACCTGGTGGTCCAGGTGGGCGTCGACCGGCCGGCCGCGCTGCTCGCCGCCGGGTTCGCCCGCCGCCGGCAGCCGCACCTGATGCTCTCGCTGCGCGACGGCGTACCGGTGATCGGCCCCCTGGTCCGGCCACCGGCCGGGCCGTGCCTCAACTGCCTCGACCGGCACCGACTGGACCGGGATCCGGCCTGGCCCGGGCTCGCCGCCCAGCTCGCCGGCGACGACCCGACCCCCGCCTGTGGGGTCGCCACCCTCCTCGCCGCCGTCGCCCTGGCCACGGCGGAGGCGCTCAGCCATGTCGACGGCGGGACTCCCGAGACGGTCGGCGCGGCCGTCGAGGTCGGCGGGGCCGGTCGCTTCCGACGGCGGGTTTGGCCGCCACATCCGGACTGTGGGTGCCTCGGCGACCGGGGAGACCCACCCCACGGGCCCCGGCCCGGCCGCAGAGCAGCAGCGGGGCGGTCCGGTCGGTAA
- a CDS encoding ABC1 kinase family protein has product MTDIPRRAVSRTAKLAALPLGFAGRTVLGMGKRVTGLASEVISAEIQQRTAEQLFSVLGQLKGGAMKFGQALSVFEAALPEEVAAPYRQALTKLQEAAPPLPAATVHKVLAEQLGPDWRDRFLEFDDTPAAAASIGQVHRAVWREPTTGRRRSATPTGRSVAVKIQYPGAGDALLADLKQLSRLGAMFRAIQPGLDVKPLLTELRERITEELDYELEAESQRAFAAAYADDPEIFIPAVVAAAPRVLVTEWVEGTPLAQIIREGTPQERDRAGRLMAVLHLSAPARAGLLHADPHPGNFRMLSDGRLGVIDFGAVARMPEGTPEPIGRLAGLSLRGEADAVVEGLRTEGFVPANVPIDAQAVLDFVRPMLEPVATEEFQFTRAWLRAEAARIANPRSPAYQLGRQLNLPPSYLLIHRVTLGSIGVLCQLEAKAPYRGILERWLPGFAPAA; this is encoded by the coding sequence GTGACCGATATCCCGCGCCGGGCCGTGTCCCGGACCGCCAAGCTCGCCGCACTGCCGCTCGGTTTCGCCGGGCGGACCGTCCTCGGCATGGGAAAGCGCGTCACAGGGCTCGCCTCCGAGGTGATTTCCGCCGAGATCCAGCAACGCACCGCCGAACAGCTGTTCAGCGTTCTCGGGCAGCTCAAGGGCGGGGCGATGAAGTTCGGCCAGGCGCTGTCGGTGTTCGAGGCCGCCCTGCCGGAGGAGGTTGCCGCGCCGTACCGGCAGGCGTTGACCAAGTTGCAGGAGGCGGCTCCGCCGCTGCCCGCGGCCACCGTGCACAAGGTGCTCGCCGAGCAGCTCGGGCCGGACTGGCGGGACCGGTTCCTGGAGTTCGACGACACCCCCGCCGCGGCGGCCAGCATCGGCCAGGTGCACCGGGCGGTCTGGCGGGAGCCGACCACCGGACGACGCAGGTCGGCCACCCCGACCGGGCGGTCCGTCGCGGTGAAGATCCAGTACCCGGGCGCCGGGGACGCCCTCCTGGCCGATCTGAAGCAGCTCTCCCGGCTGGGTGCCATGTTCCGGGCCATCCAGCCCGGCCTGGATGTCAAGCCCCTCCTCACCGAGCTGCGTGAACGGATCACCGAGGAACTCGACTACGAGCTGGAGGCCGAGTCGCAGCGGGCCTTCGCCGCGGCGTACGCGGACGACCCGGAGATCTTCATCCCGGCGGTCGTCGCCGCCGCGCCCCGGGTGCTGGTCACCGAGTGGGTGGAGGGCACCCCGCTGGCGCAGATCATCCGCGAGGGCACCCCCCAGGAGCGCGACCGGGCCGGCCGGCTGATGGCCGTCCTGCACCTCTCCGCCCCGGCGCGGGCCGGGTTGCTGCACGCCGACCCGCACCCGGGCAACTTCCGGATGCTGTCCGACGGCCGGCTCGGTGTGATCGACTTCGGTGCGGTGGCCCGGATGCCGGAAGGGACGCCGGAGCCGATCGGCCGGCTCGCCGGGCTCTCCCTGCGCGGCGAGGCCGACGCGGTGGTGGAAGGGCTACGGACGGAGGGCTTCGTCCCGGCGAACGTGCCGATCGACGCGCAGGCGGTGCTGGACTTCGTCCGGCCGATGCTGGAGCCGGTGGCGACCGAGGAGTTCCAGTTCACCCGGGCCTGGCTGCGTGCGGAGGCGGCCCGGATCGCCAACCCCCGGTCACCGGCCTACCAGTTGGGCCGGCAGCTCAATCTGCCCCCGTCGTACCTGCTCATCCACCGGGTGACGCTCGGCTCCATCGGGGTGCTCTGCCAGCTGGAGGCGAAGGCCCCCTACCGGGGCATCCTCGAACGGTGGCTCCCCGGGTTCGCCCCGGCGGCCTAG
- a CDS encoding WhiB family transcriptional regulator, whose amino-acid sequence MSLVLAPLDVSVEMEANLPCRKFDPDLWFSDSPTELELAKSLCGDCPLRVECLAGAAERAEPWGVWGGEIFERGAVVPRKRPRGRPRKEDVARDAALRVEAEARLAASGLATSRNTVRLAA is encoded by the coding sequence ATGAGTCTGGTGTTGGCCCCCCTCGACGTGAGCGTCGAGATGGAGGCGAACCTGCCCTGCCGGAAGTTCGACCCCGACCTGTGGTTCTCCGACTCGCCCACCGAACTGGAGCTGGCCAAGTCGCTCTGCGGGGACTGCCCGCTGCGCGTCGAGTGCCTCGCCGGTGCGGCCGAGCGGGCCGAGCCCTGGGGCGTCTGGGGTGGCGAGATCTTCGAGCGTGGCGCGGTCGTCCCGCGCAAGCGGCCCCGTGGTCGCCCGCGCAAGGAGGACGTAGCCCGGGATGCCGCGCTCCGGGTCGAGGCCGAGGCGCGGCTGGCGGCCAGTGGGCTGGCCACGTCCCGCAACACGGTCCGGCTGGCGGCCTGA
- a CDS encoding ATP-dependent DNA helicase UvrD2, which yields MGVHSAAEQVLAGLDPEQRTAVTAPAGPVCVLAGAGTGKTRAVTSRIAHRALTGAISPRHVLAVTFTARAAAEMRARLTALGVAGVQARTFHAAALRQMRYFAPRLLHGRALPELLDSKVRLVTLAAARAGLRTDRAAARDLAGEIEWAKSSLVEPGEYVVAAAKAQRDTPHEPAKVAEVFAAYETVKRANGVIDFEDLLRAAVWGIEEHPDVAEQIRAQYRHFVVDEYQDVNPLQQRLLDAWLGGRDDLTVVGDASQTIYSFTGATSAYLVDFPRRHRGATVVRLVRDYRSTPQVVGLANAVIAQARGSEARLRLELVGQRPTGPEPELRIFTDEPTEATAVATRCRQLVAAGTPAREIAVLFRTNAQSEAYEKSLTEAGVPYVVQGAERFFERVEVRQAMVALRAATRSIPGETPLPAAVVEALAAVGWAPDAPPAGGAVRERWEALAALVQLAEEYAATPPVLPIGEGAAVERPVTLAAFTEELHRRAAQQHVPTVDGVTLASLHSAKGLEWDAVFLVGLAEGTLPTGYAKTPEQVEEERRLLYVGITRARQWLWLSYASARSPGGRNRRPSRFLPQLDRTGGSERAGAGPVPRAERRRNVVVSCRICGATLLAGGDRKLGRCPTCPSDVDEDLLERLRDWRQRVAGTQRVPAYVVFTDATLTALAERRPGRPEELIAIAGIGPRKLGLYGESVLALVGGATVDAICPKESLENPS from the coding sequence GTGGGGGTGCACTCAGCGGCGGAACAGGTGCTGGCCGGGCTCGACCCCGAGCAGCGGACGGCGGTGACCGCGCCCGCCGGGCCGGTCTGCGTCCTGGCCGGCGCGGGCACCGGGAAGACCCGGGCGGTCACCTCCCGGATCGCGCACCGGGCGCTGACCGGGGCGATCTCGCCCCGGCACGTGCTCGCGGTGACCTTCACCGCGCGGGCCGCCGCCGAGATGCGCGCCCGGTTGACCGCGTTGGGCGTCGCGGGGGTGCAGGCGCGCACCTTCCACGCCGCCGCGCTGCGCCAGATGCGCTACTTCGCCCCCCGGCTGCTGCACGGCCGGGCCCTGCCCGAACTGCTGGACAGCAAGGTCCGGCTGGTCACCCTGGCCGCCGCCCGCGCCGGGCTGCGCACCGACCGGGCCGCCGCCCGGGACCTGGCCGGCGAGATCGAGTGGGCCAAGTCGTCCCTGGTCGAGCCGGGGGAGTACGTCGTCGCCGCGGCCAAGGCGCAGCGCGACACCCCGCACGAGCCGGCGAAGGTCGCCGAGGTCTTCGCCGCCTACGAGACGGTCAAGCGGGCCAACGGGGTGATCGACTTCGAGGACCTGCTCCGGGCCGCCGTCTGGGGGATCGAGGAGCACCCGGACGTCGCCGAACAGATCCGGGCCCAGTACCGGCACTTCGTGGTCGACGAGTACCAGGACGTGAACCCGTTGCAGCAGCGGCTGCTGGACGCGTGGCTGGGCGGCCGGGACGACCTCACCGTGGTCGGCGACGCCAGCCAGACCATCTACTCGTTCACCGGGGCCACGTCGGCGTACCTGGTCGACTTCCCCCGCCGCCACCGGGGCGCGACGGTGGTCCGGCTGGTCCGCGACTACCGCTCCACCCCGCAGGTGGTCGGACTGGCCAACGCGGTGATCGCCCAGGCGCGCGGCAGCGAGGCCCGGCTCCGGCTGGAACTGGTCGGACAGCGCCCGACCGGTCCCGAGCCGGAGCTGCGGATCTTCACCGACGAGCCGACCGAGGCGACGGCGGTCGCCACCCGCTGCCGGCAGCTCGTCGCCGCCGGCACGCCGGCCCGGGAGATCGCGGTGCTGTTCCGCACCAACGCGCAGTCCGAGGCGTACGAGAAGTCGCTCACCGAGGCCGGCGTCCCGTACGTGGTGCAGGGGGCGGAACGGTTCTTCGAGCGGGTCGAGGTGCGGCAGGCGATGGTGGCGCTGCGGGCGGCCACCCGCTCGATCCCCGGGGAGACCCCGCTGCCGGCCGCCGTGGTCGAGGCGCTCGCCGCGGTGGGCTGGGCCCCGGACGCCCCCCCGGCCGGCGGCGCGGTGCGGGAACGCTGGGAGGCGCTGGCCGCCCTGGTCCAGCTCGCCGAGGAGTACGCGGCCACCCCCCCGGTGCTGCCGATCGGCGAGGGCGCGGCGGTCGAACGGCCGGTCACCCTCGCCGCCTTCACCGAGGAACTGCACCGGCGGGCCGCCCAGCAGCACGTGCCCACCGTCGACGGGGTCACGTTGGCCTCCCTGCACTCGGCCAAGGGACTGGAGTGGGACGCGGTCTTCCTGGTCGGGCTCGCCGAGGGCACGCTGCCGACCGGGTACGCGAAGACCCCCGAGCAGGTCGAGGAGGAGCGGCGGCTGCTGTACGTCGGGATCACCCGGGCCCGGCAGTGGCTCTGGCTGTCGTACGCCTCGGCCCGCTCGCCGGGCGGGCGGAACCGGCGTCCCTCACGTTTCCTGCCGCAGCTCGACCGCACCGGCGGATCCGAACGGGCCGGCGCCGGCCCGGTTCCGCGCGCCGAGCGTCGCCGGAACGTGGTGGTCTCCTGCCGGATCTGCGGGGCGACCCTGCTCGCCGGTGGCGACCGCAAGCTCGGTCGCTGTCCGACGTGTCCGTCCGACGTGGACGAGGACCTGCTGGAACGGCTCCGGGACTGGCGGCAGCGGGTGGCCGGCACGCAACGGGTACCGGCGTACGTGGTTTTCACCGATGCGACCCTGACCGCCCTGGCCGAACGGCGGCCGGGCCGCCCCGAAGAGTTGATCGCTATCGCCGGGATCGGCCCCCGCAAACTGGGCCTCTACGGTGAGTCCGTGCTGGCCCTGGTGGGTGGCGCGACGGTCGACGCGATCTGCCCGAAAGAAAGTTTGGAAAACCCGTCGTAA